The proteins below are encoded in one region of Knoellia sp. S7-12:
- a CDS encoding SRPBCC family protein — protein MVHIVREFEVSCAQDAAVAYLADFAHAVEWDPGTVSCVRNGDASGPVLPGATWTNTSKVLGRETQLQYELVTLEPDHVVLQGSNDTADSTDDIHVTALDGDRSTIRYAATITFKGVARFADPLMQLVFKKVADDTVRDMTAALTRVGTQRG, from the coding sequence GTGGTCCACATCGTCCGAGAGTTCGAGGTGTCCTGCGCTCAGGACGCTGCGGTCGCCTATCTGGCCGACTTCGCCCACGCCGTCGAGTGGGACCCCGGGACGGTGTCGTGCGTGCGCAACGGTGACGCATCGGGACCCGTCCTGCCGGGCGCGACCTGGACCAACACGAGCAAGGTGCTCGGCCGCGAGACCCAGTTGCAGTACGAACTGGTGACCCTCGAACCCGATCATGTGGTCCTGCAAGGGAGCAACGACACCGCCGACTCGACGGACGACATCCACGTCACCGCCCTCGACGGAGACCGCAGCACGATCCGCTACGCGGCCACGATCACGTTCAAGGGAGTGGCTCGGTTCGCCGACCCCCTGATGCAGCTCGTCTTCAAGAAGGTCGCCGACGACACCGTCCGAGACATGACCGCCGCCCTCACCCGTGTGGGAACGCAGCGTGGTTGA
- a CDS encoding catalase, which translates to MATKKKSAARAQATPATEKLGNGGELHQLAGGDSPVLTSAHGAPIEDDNNSLRAGDRGPTLMSDHAFREKIFHFDHERIPERVVHARGYGAHGVFEAYESLADITRASIFAKAGKKTETFVRFSTVAGNLGSFDLARDVRGFATKFYTDEGNWDLVGNNIPVFFIQDAVKFPDLVHAVKEEPDRGFPQAQSAHDTFWDFASLMPESTHMTLWQMSDRTIPRSFRMMEGFGVHTFRFVNAAGESQFVKFHWKPVLGMQSVVWNEAVKINGADPDFHRRDLFDAISAGDFPEWELGVQIFDDAFADSFDFDVLDATKLIPEELIPVRPIGKMTLNRVVDNVFAEIEQVAFMTQNVPPGIDFSNDPLLQGRNFSYLDTQLKRLGSTNFSQLPVNAPKCPVAHFQRDGHMQTSLQPGRAAYEPNSFTGDDRGPREAGPDGHVPFPAPVDGQTRRIRAESFADHYSQARQFWISQTPVEQDHIVLAYAFELGKCEIPAIRERMIANLRNVDEALASGIADKLGMPLPAASAAAAPVVETDVSPALSILANAKVTFEGRKLGLLVGDGANAAAVKRLTKAVEKAGGTVEVVAVKVGGATLADGSVLAAKQAVAGAPSVLYDTVAILAGAEGEKALADEPAARDFLTDAFTHYKVVGVGSGTEALVAAAGLTGKLDDACLALDTAKDTTAYIDRIAGPRHWERDLTA; encoded by the coding sequence ATGGCGACCAAGAAGAAGTCCGCTGCACGAGCCCAAGCGACCCCGGCCACCGAAAAGCTCGGCAACGGTGGCGAGCTCCACCAGCTGGCAGGAGGCGACAGCCCCGTCCTGACGAGCGCTCACGGCGCCCCGATCGAGGACGACAACAACTCCCTGCGAGCGGGCGACCGCGGTCCCACCCTGATGTCCGACCATGCCTTCCGCGAGAAGATCTTCCACTTCGACCACGAGCGCATCCCGGAGCGCGTGGTCCACGCCCGCGGCTACGGCGCCCACGGCGTCTTCGAGGCCTATGAGTCGCTCGCCGACATCACCCGCGCGAGCATCTTTGCGAAGGCCGGCAAGAAGACCGAGACCTTCGTCCGCTTCTCCACCGTCGCCGGCAACCTCGGCTCCTTCGACCTCGCTCGCGACGTGCGCGGGTTCGCGACGAAGTTCTACACCGACGAAGGCAACTGGGACCTCGTCGGCAACAACATCCCGGTCTTCTTCATCCAGGACGCCGTGAAGTTCCCCGACCTCGTGCACGCCGTCAAGGAGGAGCCGGACCGCGGCTTCCCGCAGGCCCAGTCGGCGCACGACACCTTCTGGGACTTCGCCTCGCTCATGCCTGAGTCGACCCACATGACCTTGTGGCAGATGTCGGACCGCACCATCCCCCGCTCGTTCCGGATGATGGAGGGCTTCGGCGTCCACACGTTCCGTTTCGTCAACGCCGCCGGTGAGAGCCAGTTCGTGAAGTTCCACTGGAAGCCCGTGCTCGGCATGCAGTCAGTGGTCTGGAACGAGGCCGTGAAGATCAACGGCGCCGACCCCGACTTCCACCGCCGTGACCTGTTCGACGCGATCTCGGCCGGCGACTTCCCCGAGTGGGAGCTCGGTGTCCAGATCTTCGACGACGCCTTTGCGGACTCATTCGACTTCGATGTCCTCGACGCGACCAAGCTCATCCCCGAGGAACTCATCCCGGTCCGCCCGATCGGCAAGATGACGCTCAATCGGGTGGTGGACAACGTCTTTGCCGAGATCGAGCAGGTCGCGTTCATGACCCAGAACGTCCCGCCCGGCATCGACTTCAGCAACGACCCGCTGCTCCAGGGCCGCAACTTCTCCTACCTCGACACTCAGCTCAAGCGGCTCGGGAGCACCAACTTCAGCCAGCTCCCAGTCAACGCACCCAAGTGCCCGGTGGCGCACTTCCAGCGCGACGGCCACATGCAGACGTCCCTGCAACCCGGCCGCGCGGCATACGAACCGAATTCGTTCACCGGTGACGACCGGGGTCCGCGCGAGGCCGGTCCGGACGGGCATGTGCCCTTCCCGGCGCCGGTCGACGGGCAGACCCGCCGCATTCGGGCGGAGTCGTTCGCCGACCACTACAGCCAGGCTCGCCAGTTCTGGATCAGCCAGACGCCGGTCGAGCAGGACCACATCGTCCTGGCCTATGCGTTCGAGCTCGGCAAGTGCGAGATTCCCGCGATCCGCGAGCGCATGATCGCCAACCTGCGCAACGTCGACGAGGCCCTCGCGTCCGGGATTGCCGACAAGCTGGGTATGCCGCTTCCCGCGGCGTCCGCAGCCGCCGCTCCCGTCGTGGAGACCGACGTCTCACCTGCACTGAGCATCCTGGCGAACGCGAAGGTGACCTTCGAGGGCCGCAAGCTCGGACTTCTCGTCGGCGACGGCGCCAACGCAGCCGCGGTCAAACGCCTCACCAAGGCTGTCGAGAAGGCGGGCGGCACCGTGGAGGTCGTCGCGGTCAAGGTCGGCGGCGCCACCCTCGCGGACGGTTCGGTGCTCGCAGCCAAACAGGCCGTGGCCGGTGCGCCGTCGGTGCTCTACGACACCGTCGCGATCCTCGCGGGAGCCGAGGGCGAGAAGGCCCTGGCCGACGAGCCCGCCGCGCGTGACTTCCTCACCGACGCCTTCACCC